One Chloroflexota bacterium DNA segment encodes these proteins:
- a CDS encoding sugar phosphate isomerase/epimerase: protein MQLALHSVSYAGVWPGQERLTLEEFIPRAAALGFTGVMLVAKRPHLSLLDYPSHQTEKRQALRALLAEHDLSVHSLAGYNDFTVGPERPDVPFWEHQIVYIAELAGLARDLDCPAIRVFTGYERDGLSYDAGWTSVVTGLREAARLAADFGVVLTVQNHHDFAVDYESMYQLLSEVDHPNCRAAFDAWSPAVQGLHGEALAAAVRRMTPFMAYTTVADYVALPRYRYEPALVNYVAEPARMLGVAMGEGLIDYETFFDTLIAEGYTGTVAYEMCSSLRDGGNLDSLDAYARQFQDYMAPFVAKANAGVAAPVAR from the coding sequence ATGCAACTCGCATTACATTCGGTCAGCTACGCCGGCGTATGGCCGGGACAAGAGCGATTGACGCTCGAAGAGTTCATTCCCCGCGCGGCGGCGCTTGGGTTCACAGGCGTCATGCTCGTCGCCAAGCGGCCGCATCTCTCGCTGCTTGACTATCCGTCCCATCAGACCGAGAAGCGGCAGGCCCTGCGCGCGCTGCTGGCGGAGCACGACCTCAGCGTGCATTCCTTGGCTGGGTACAACGACTTTACCGTCGGCCCCGAGCGGCCTGACGTGCCCTTCTGGGAGCACCAGATCGTCTATATCGCCGAATTAGCGGGCCTCGCCCGCGATCTTGACTGTCCCGCCATCCGCGTCTTCACCGGCTACGAGCGTGATGGTCTCTCATACGATGCGGGCTGGACGAGCGTGGTCACCGGCCTGCGTGAGGCGGCAAGGCTGGCCGCCGACTTTGGCGTGGTGCTCACCGTCCAGAATCATCATGACTTTGCTGTCGATTACGAGAGCATGTATCAACTTCTCAGCGAAGTAGACCACCCCAACTGCCGGGCAGCCTTCGACGCGTGGTCACCGGCGGTGCAGGGCTTGCACGGCGAGGCGCTGGCAGCGGCAGTGCGCCGCATGACACCCTTCATGGCATACACCACCGTGGCCGATTACGTCGCGCTGCCCCGCTACCGCTACGAGCCGGCATTGGTGAACTATGTCGCCGAACCCGCGCGCATGCTTGGGGTGGCCATGGGCGAAGGGCTCATCGACTACGAGACATTCTTCGACACCCTCATCGCGGAAGGCTACACCGGCACGGTGGCCTACGAGATGTGCTCATCCCTGCGCGACGGTGGAAATTTGGACAGCCTGGATGCCTACGCGCGGCAATTCCAGGACTACATGGCGCCGTTTGTGGCGAAGGCAAACGCCGGGGTTGCTGCACCAGTGGCGCGCTAG
- a CDS encoding peptide ABC transporter substrate-binding protein: MLTTKLANLKGEFFAVIRFILPAFATLTALLLVACSDASMAPGTVTSPPPATPEEERVLTIRYWQAPSLPFPYLTAGFKDRDAGAITLEPLANYDPDGNLVPRLAVEIPTLANGGVSQDLLTITWKLKAGVRWSDGSAMTADDAVFTWRYCADEATGCTKRDTFAGIVAVEALDEHTVKITFDKPTPYPYTAFVSADTPIISRVQFADCVGAAARTCEAQNAVPLGTGAYRIVSFTPNEDAMYERNPYYHEEPAYFDRVVLQGGGDALEAARSVLVTGDVDHAWNMQVEPDVLQEMEANGLGTVTTVFASRIERIVLNQTNPDPALGDDRSEYLDGQNPHPFLTFTPIAQAMSLAINRTLIAEQLYGFTATPACNLVVAPANYASTAHEDCLVQDIAGAKNLLDENGVVDSDGDGIREYNGVPLRITYQTTENSIRQATQALIQGWWREIGIETVLIQHDAGLFFGGDPAVHEEESYLRFLADVQMYTESSGIDPQQYLSRGLCSNVQTRDNGWSSGNNARMCNAEYDETHALLAQTPIGPEREALVRQLNDIFIQNYYAIPLVNRGSVSATLHTLRGVRANAWDGETWNIAEWRR; encoded by the coding sequence ATGCTGACAACCAAATTGGCTAACCTCAAAGGAGAGTTCTTTGCCGTGATTCGCTTTATCCTGCCAGCCTTCGCAACACTCACTGCGCTCCTGCTCGTTGCTTGCAGCGACGCAAGCATGGCGCCGGGCACGGTCACCTCCCCGCCTCCGGCAACCCCGGAGGAAGAGCGCGTCCTTACCATTCGCTACTGGCAAGCGCCTTCCTTGCCGTTCCCGTATCTCACCGCCGGCTTCAAGGATAGGGACGCGGGCGCAATTACCTTGGAACCGCTGGCCAACTATGATCCGGACGGCAACCTCGTGCCAAGGTTAGCAGTGGAAATCCCGACTCTCGCGAACGGCGGCGTCTCCCAAGACCTGCTGACGATCACGTGGAAGCTGAAAGCAGGTGTGCGCTGGTCGGACGGCAGCGCCATGACAGCCGATGACGCGGTGTTCACGTGGCGCTACTGTGCCGATGAAGCGACCGGCTGCACCAAGCGAGACACGTTTGCCGGCATCGTCGCTGTCGAAGCCCTCGATGAACACACGGTGAAGATTACTTTCGACAAACCGACGCCCTATCCCTACACGGCTTTCGTCAGCGCCGACACGCCCATAATCAGCCGGGTACAGTTTGCCGACTGCGTCGGCGCGGCCGCCAGAACCTGTGAAGCGCAGAACGCCGTGCCTTTGGGTACCGGCGCGTACCGCATCGTGTCGTTTACACCCAACGAAGACGCGATGTACGAGCGCAACCCCTACTACCATGAGGAACCGGCCTACTTCGACCGGGTGGTCCTGCAGGGCGGCGGCGACGCGCTGGAGGCGGCGCGGTCCGTCCTCGTGACGGGTGACGTCGATCACGCGTGGAACATGCAGGTGGAGCCAGACGTTCTACAAGAGATGGAAGCGAACGGACTCGGCACGGTGACCACGGTTTTCGCCAGCCGGATCGAGCGCATCGTCCTGAACCAGACAAATCCGGACCCCGCGCTGGGCGACGACCGCTCTGAGTATCTCGATGGGCAGAACCCCCATCCGTTTCTGACGTTTACGCCCATCGCCCAAGCGATGTCCCTGGCGATAAACCGCACCCTCATCGCTGAGCAACTCTATGGTTTCACCGCAACGCCCGCCTGCAACCTGGTCGTAGCGCCTGCCAATTACGCTTCGACTGCGCATGAAGACTGTCTGGTGCAAGACATTGCGGGCGCCAAGAATTTGCTGGACGAGAATGGTGTGGTCGACAGTGATGGCGACGGCATTCGCGAATACAATGGCGTTCCCCTGCGGATTACGTATCAGACCACCGAAAACTCTATCAGGCAGGCGACCCAAGCCCTGATCCAAGGGTGGTGGCGGGAGATCGGTATCGAGACCGTGCTCATTCAACACGACGCCGGCCTCTTCTTTGGCGGTGACCCGGCCGTTCATGAGGAGGAGTCGTACCTCCGGTTTCTTGCGGACGTACAGATGTACACTGAGAGCTCTGGAATAGATCCTCAGCAATACCTCTCAAGAGGGCTTTGCAGTAATGTCCAGACGCGTGACAATGGTTGGTCCAGCGGCAATAACGCCCGCATGTGCAATGCGGAGTACGATGAGACCCATGCCCTACTCGCCCAAACCCCCATCGGACCGGAGCGCGAGGCGCTGGTGAGGCAACTCAACGATATCTTCATTCAGAACTACTACGCGATTCCCCTCGTGAACCGGGGCTCAGTTTCGGCAACCCTGCATACGTTGCGGGGGGTCAGAGCCAACGCCTGGGACGGCGAGACGTGGAACATCGCCGAGTGGCGGCGCTAA
- a CDS encoding Gfo/Idh/MocA family oxidoreductase → MSEDVGFVTMGQSSGREDVPEIGVGMLGYAFMGKAHSNALRKIPYMVDPLPAVPALVALCGRNEAAVQEAAARYGYQRYCTDWRDLIQDDAIQLFDNGGPNDTHAEPCIAAAEAGKHIICEKPLARTAAEAKPMLEAVQKAGVKHACAFNYRFVPALRLAREMIDRGELGQIYHFRAVYLQEWIMDPQFPMVWRLKKDLAGSGALGDLGAHIIDLARFLVGEPTAISGLTQTFIKERPTDDGGRDTVDVDDAFVSLVQFANGAIGTLEASRYANGRKNHQRIEINGSKGSIVFDLERLNELEVHLSDSEPGAQTQGFRRVLVTEADHPFWKYWWPHGHIIGWEHTFVHELTHLLDAIVNDTAVAPYAADFEDGYRAAVICDAVLESAANGGGLVPIQY, encoded by the coding sequence ATGTCTGAAGACGTTGGTTTCGTCACCATGGGGCAGTCGTCCGGGCGAGAGGACGTGCCGGAGATTGGCGTAGGGATGTTAGGCTACGCCTTCATGGGCAAGGCCCACAGCAACGCCCTGCGCAAGATTCCCTACATGGTGGATCCTCTGCCGGCCGTACCCGCGCTTGTTGCGCTTTGTGGACGCAATGAGGCCGCGGTGCAGGAAGCCGCCGCCCGTTACGGTTACCAGCGCTATTGCACTGACTGGCGCGACCTCATTCAAGACGACGCCATCCAGCTCTTTGACAACGGCGGCCCCAACGACACCCACGCCGAGCCCTGCATCGCCGCCGCCGAGGCCGGCAAGCACATCATTTGCGAAAAGCCCCTCGCACGCACGGCCGCGGAGGCCAAACCGATGCTGGAGGCGGTGCAGAAGGCCGGGGTCAAGCACGCCTGCGCGTTCAATTACCGCTTTGTGCCGGCCTTACGGCTGGCGCGCGAGATGATCGACCGCGGCGAGTTGGGGCAGATTTACCACTTCCGAGCGGTCTATTTGCAGGAGTGGATCATGGACCCGCAGTTTCCCATGGTCTGGCGCTTGAAGAAAGACCTCGCCGGCAGCGGCGCGTTGGGCGATCTGGGCGCGCACATCATCGATCTGGCGCGCTTCCTCGTCGGAGAGCCGACGGCAATTTCAGGGCTCACGCAGACGTTCATCAAAGAACGCCCCACCGACGACGGCGGACGCGATACCGTGGACGTGGACGATGCTTTCGTCTCGCTGGTGCAATTCGCGAACGGCGCCATCGGCACCCTGGAAGCCAGCCGCTACGCCAATGGTCGCAAGAACCACCAGCGCATCGAGATTAACGGCTCGAAAGGCAGTATCGTCTTCGATCTGGAGCGCCTGAACGAGCTCGAAGTCCATCTCAGCGACAGCGAACCGGGCGCACAAACCCAGGGCTTCCGCCGGGTGCTGGTCACCGAGGCCGACCATCCATTCTGGAAGTACTGGTGGCCCCACGGCCACATCATCGGCTGGGAGCACACCTTCGTCCACGAACTCACCCACCTGCTGGACGCCATCGTGAACGACACGGCCGTCGCCCCTTACGCCGCCGACTTCGAGGACGGCTACCGCGCCGCCGTGATCTGCGATGCGGTGCTGGAGTCTGCGGCCAATGGCGGCGGCTTGGTGCCGATACAATACTAA
- a CDS encoding type II toxin-antitoxin system prevent-host-death family antitoxin, whose translation MKEIGAAKFKEQCLALLDNLDADGLIVTKRGKPVARVIPYETNDGDLIGSLRGKIEIKGDIFTTGLRWEANDQS comes from the coding sequence ATGAAAGAGATCGGAGCCGCGAAATTCAAGGAACAGTGCTTGGCACTATTGGATAACCTAGACGCCGATGGCCTAATAGTCACCAAGCGAGGCAAGCCGGTAGCACGCGTAATACCTTACGAAACAAATGATGGTGACCTGATTGGCAGCCTGCGAGGCAAAATAGAGATCAAGGGGGACATATTCACGACCGGTCTCCGCTGGGAAGCAAATGATCAATCTTGA
- a CDS encoding PIN domain-containing protein, translating into MINLDTHILLYALHGELNVREQSLLARSRWSISSIVLWELAKLVQLGRIQFDFEDRRVARLLNRPHVWPIDLDVARASTRLDFRSDPADEIIAATSVVHSIPLLTRDTTMRNSKVVPLAS; encoded by the coding sequence ATGATCAATCTTGATACGCACATACTGTTATATGCACTTCACGGCGAGCTAAACGTGAGGGAGCAAAGCCTGTTGGCGCGCAGCCGTTGGTCAATTTCATCCATCGTATTGTGGGAACTGGCCAAGCTCGTTCAACTCGGCAGAATCCAGTTTGATTTTGAAGACCGACGAGTAGCACGCCTTCTAAACCGTCCGCATGTGTGGCCAATTGATCTCGATGTTGCGCGTGCTTCAACCCGTCTCGACTTTAGAAGCGATCCCGCAGACGAGATCATCGCTGCCACCAGCGTTGTGCACAGTATTCCATTGCTTACGCGTGACACTACCATGCGGAACTCTAAAGTAGTCCCTTTGGCATCGTGA
- a CDS encoding sugar phosphate isomerase/epimerase, translating into MKLGVLTVLLGDLPFEEALDYLRDLGIQEVEIGCGNYPGNAHCDPDALLNDDKACDAYLKAVQSRDMEICALAAHGNPLHPNPKIARAHIETQRKTIQLAQKLGVQTVVGFSGCPGDSDGSKYPNWVTCPWPTDYLEILEWQWEQKVIPYWKEEADFLREHNARIALEMHPGFVVYNSETCLQLRDACGPEIGANLDPSHLFWQGCDIIAVIRELGEAGALYHFHAKDTKVHPLNAAKHGVLDTKPYTDEINRSWLFRSVGYGHDYGYWKDIVSELRLVGYDGVLSIEHEDSLMSSNEGLEKGVKFLKDILIFEQPGTAYWA; encoded by the coding sequence ATGAAACTCGGCGTATTGACGGTACTCTTGGGCGATCTGCCCTTTGAAGAGGCGTTGGACTACCTCCGCGACCTGGGCATACAGGAAGTGGAGATCGGCTGCGGCAATTACCCCGGCAACGCCCACTGCGACCCGGACGCGCTGCTCAACGACGACAAGGCGTGCGACGCATACCTCAAGGCGGTGCAGAGCCGCGATATGGAGATTTGCGCTCTGGCCGCCCACGGCAATCCCCTGCACCCCAATCCCAAGATTGCCCGCGCGCACATCGAGACCCAGCGCAAGACCATTCAATTGGCGCAGAAGCTGGGTGTGCAGACCGTGGTGGGTTTTTCCGGCTGCCCCGGCGATTCCGATGGCTCCAAGTATCCCAACTGGGTCACCTGTCCCTGGCCGACGGACTACCTGGAAATTCTCGAGTGGCAGTGGGAACAGAAGGTCATTCCCTACTGGAAGGAAGAGGCGGACTTCTTGCGGGAGCATAACGCCCGCATCGCCCTGGAGATGCACCCGGGCTTTGTGGTCTACAATTCTGAGACCTGCCTCCAGCTCCGGGATGCCTGCGGACCCGAAATCGGCGCCAATCTCGACCCCAGCCACCTCTTCTGGCAGGGCTGCGACATCATCGCCGTCATTCGCGAGCTCGGTGAGGCCGGCGCGCTCTACCACTTCCACGCCAAGGACACCAAGGTGCACCCTTTGAACGCGGCCAAGCACGGAGTGCTGGACACCAAGCCCTACACCGACGAGATCAACCGCTCCTGGCTCTTCCGCAGCGTCGGCTACGGCCACGACTACGGCTACTGGAAAGACATCGTGAGCGAGCTGCGCCTCGTCGGCTACGACGGCGTGCTCTCCATCGAGCACGAAGACAGCCTGATGTCGTCCAATGAGGGCCTGGAAAAGGGCGTCAAGTTCCTCAAAGATATCCTCATCTTCGAGCAACCCGGCACGGCCTACTGGGCATAG
- a CDS encoding VWA domain-containing protein, whose protein sequence is MPYTADISRNSPGCFLFLLDQSASMREALGGQPGLQKMDGAADAINRILDAISQRCSQGMEVRDYFHIGVITYTTDNEGNPTLGSVFPETSLQHPFLTVSRMVDTAEVEERQVKESDGAGGIVEVTRKFPVWLRPTASYGTPMCAALSAASGAVQRWTGEHADSYPPMVINISDGAAGDGDPVPIAQELMALATNDGATLLYNAHLSEVSAPPVQYPAQESDLPPDKYAASMFRMSSVFPDPVRDLAASMELPVVEGSRGYVYNADMVALVQFLDIGTRAASDLH, encoded by the coding sequence ATGCCATACACGGCGGACATCAGCCGCAATAGCCCTGGCTGCTTCCTCTTCCTGCTCGACCAGTCGGCTTCGATGAGAGAGGCCCTAGGCGGGCAGCCCGGCCTGCAAAAGATGGACGGAGCGGCCGACGCCATCAATCGGATTCTCGACGCCATCTCCCAGCGCTGCTCCCAAGGCATGGAGGTTCGCGACTACTTCCACATCGGGGTTATCACCTACACCACCGACAATGAGGGAAACCCAACACTGGGAAGCGTCTTTCCCGAAACCTCCCTGCAGCATCCTTTCCTGACGGTCAGCCGGATGGTTGACACTGCCGAAGTGGAGGAAAGGCAGGTCAAGGAGTCCGACGGCGCTGGCGGCATAGTGGAAGTCACCCGCAAATTCCCGGTGTGGCTCCGGCCGACGGCCAGCTATGGCACGCCCATGTGCGCGGCGCTATCCGCCGCATCCGGGGCCGTTCAAAGGTGGACGGGCGAACATGCGGATTCCTATCCCCCGATGGTGATCAACATCTCCGACGGCGCCGCCGGCGACGGGGATCCGGTACCCATAGCCCAAGAACTCATGGCCCTGGCAACCAACGACGGCGCCACGCTGCTCTACAACGCGCACCTTTCCGAGGTGTCCGCGCCGCCGGTGCAGTACCCGGCCCAAGAGAGTGACCTGCCTCCCGATAAGTATGCGGCATCGATGTTCCGCATGTCTTCAGTCTTTCCAGACCCGGTCCGAGACCTCGCCGCGAGCATGGAACTGCCGGTCGTGGAGGGTTCGCGCGGGTACGTCTACAACGCCGACATGGTGGCTCTGGTGCAGTTCTTGGATATTGGGACGCGCGCCGCTTCGGACCTGCATTGA